The Oncorhynchus tshawytscha isolate Ot180627B linkage group LG18, Otsh_v2.0, whole genome shotgun sequence genome has a window encoding:
- the traf3ip2a gene encoding E3 ubiquitin ligase TRAF3IP2: MDSFTDSRRHRSIPVETDESMTSSTLNLALPLDCGQCSEHRKRPKEEAWFSPEVTVNDVGQVEYPKDSWRTSTEDPLGNLRPQFRTPSLHQKDMFPHTPDPVDLRLHSYRERAQWTEDFSFSEILRRGAEGFPGPPSWPLPQDCNLERAEHLESPLSLRSDLNDIHCVPPRYPPHTPPRCPDQVHGRCSRLYTCQKPVNQTCPLYNHHHYNHLHPTEHQRELQQDPPSWTHTAQNRLYGQGALKAPSRNLPQRVAPPREVMSEVSVVPSYPVSPGQPGGGGTATQEQRKTISLPEECRNVFITYSVDTAREMFTFVKFLIDQGFKPAIDIFDNPVRRMDINKWMDTYLKDKSVLIIVAISPKYKADVEGYGEDEHGLHTKYIHTQIQNEFIQQHCLNFRLVPVLFPTATKRHVPAWLQSTRIYRWPQDTQDLVLRLLREERYIAPSLGKEMTLSIRPL; the protein is encoded by the exons ATGGACTCTTTCACAG atTCCCGTCGTCACAGAAGTATTCCGGTGGAGACAGATGagtcaatgacatcatcaacgCTGAACCTAGCATTGCCCTTGGACTGTGGGCAGTGCTCAGAACACAGAAAGAGGCCAAAGGAAGAGGCCTGGTTTTCCCCTGAGGTGACCGTCAACGACGTAGGCCAGGTGGAATACCCCAAGGACTCCTGGAGAACCTCTACGGAAGACCCTCTGGGTAACCTTCGACCCCAGTTCAGAACCCCCTCCCTGCATCAGAAAGACATGTTCCCACACACCCCTGACCCTGTCGACCTCAGGTTAcactcctacagagagagggcTCAGTGGACTGAGGATTTCTCTTTCTCTGAGATTCTCCGGCGGGGAGCGGAGGGCTTCCCTGGTCCTCCCAGCTGGCCTCTACCTCAGGACTGTAACCTTGAAAGAGCAGAACACTTGGagtcccctctttctctcaggtCTGACTTAAATGACATCCACTGTGTCCCTCCGAGATACCCACCACACACGCCTCCTCGAT GCCCTGATCAAGTGCACGGCAGGTGTTCGAGACTGTACACATGTCAGAAACCCGTAAATCAAACCTGTCCCCTCTATAATCATCATCATTATAACCATCTTCACCCTACGGAACATCAGCGGGAGCTTCAGCAAGACCCGCCATCCTG GACTCACACGGCTCAAAACAGACTATATGGACAAGGAGCTCTAAAAGCCCCCAGCCGGAATCTTCCTCAGCGTGTGGCCCCTCCCAGAGAGGTGATGTCTGAGGTCAGTGTGGTGCCCTCTTACCCAGTGTCCCCCGGCCAACCAGGTGGGGGAGGAACAGCTACACAGGAACAGAGGAAGACCATCAGTTTACCCGAGGAGTGCA GGAATGTTTTTATTACGTATTCTGtggacacagccagagagatgtTTACCTTCGTGAAGTTTCTGATAGATCAGGGCTTTAAACCAGCT ATTGACATTTTTGATAATCCAGTCAGAAGAATGGACATCAACAAGTGGATGGACACCTATTTAAAGGAT AAGTCAGTGCTGATCATCGTGGCCATCAGTCCTAAGTACAAGGCAGACGTGGAGGGATACGGGGAGGATGAGCATGGTCTCCACACCAAGTACATTCATACTCAG ATCCAGAATGAGTTCATCCAACAGCACTGCCTTAATTTCCGACTGGTGCCCGTATTATTTCCCACTGCTACCAAG AGACATGTCCCCGCTTGGCTCCAGAGTACCAGGATCTACCGCTGGCCCCAGGATACCCAAGACTTGGTTCTCCGTTTGCTAAGAGAGGAACGCTACATCGCCCCCTCTCTGGGGAAAGAGATGACCCTCTCTATTCGGCCCCTCTGA